The proteins below come from a single Eucalyptus grandis isolate ANBG69807.140 chromosome 3, ASM1654582v1, whole genome shotgun sequence genomic window:
- the LOC120286216 gene encoding uncharacterized protein LOC120286216: MEVVVYSGRAEEASGGEVQKHIGKGKQSFRTCGALDPLNSSGSFRLIIRCEFDMLQGCKRLAVLHGDMKCHFQVVAEMEWSQWLGLVATGIQLTGVGGSVIFTDSDS, encoded by the exons ATGGAGGTGGTGGTTTACAGTGGTCGTGCGGAG GAAGCTTCTGGAGGTGAAGTACAAAAACACATAGGCAAAGGAAAGCAGTCATTCAGGACTTGTGGCGCTCTGGATCCCCTAAATTCGTCAGGTTCTTTCAGGCTAATCATCAGGTGTGAATTTGATATGCTGCAGGGCTGCAAGA GACTAGCAGTGTTACACGGAGATATGAAGTGTCACTTCCAGGTGGTGGCGGAGATGGAGTGGTCCCAGTGGTTGGGGCTGGTAGCTACAGGGATCCAGCTGACTGGAGTTGGGGGCAGTGTAATTTTCACTGACAGTGACAGCTAA